One Candidatus Polarisedimenticolaceae bacterium genomic region harbors:
- a CDS encoding efflux RND transporter permease subunit: MNVSGPWIRRPVATTLVMAAMLAFGIGAFRLLPVSDLPNVDFPTLQVTAALPGASPETMASSVATPLEREFSTIAGLDSMNSTSSQGFTQVTLQFDLSRDLDAASQDVQSAIARAVRQLPPDMPSPPSYQKVNPADQPILYLVMASATLAPWTLNEYADTTVAQRISQVKGVAQVQVFGSQKYAVRVQADPNALASRGIGIDEVAAALRGANSNLPTGTLFGPDRAYTVEADGQLSEAAQYRPVIVTYRDGRPVRLEEVARVLDGVENDKTAAWFGEKRALILAIQRQPGTNTVEVARAVRDLLPRFREQIPASVSLDVNFDRSETIREAVHDVQLTLVGTIVLVVLVIFAFLRNLSSTVIPSLALPLSLFGTFAVMYALGFSLDNLSLMALTLSVGFVVDDAIVVLENVVRHLEMGKSPLRAALDGSSEIGFTIVSMTLSLVAVFIPVLFLGGILGRLFREFSITIAVAVLLSGFISLTLTPMLASRYLRPEGERRHGRLFRTTERWYEASVALYGRGLTWSLAHRGVVMAGTFAVMAATVWLFGAIPKGFIPDQDNNTIVGFTEAQEGIGFEALTAHQEAVAAIVRRNPNVLRFTSSIGSRGGIGGSNQGILFIRLKDRDERKASVAQVIQELRAATAGIPGMRVFFQNPPPIRLGGRLTKSQYQLTLQSPVTADLYAYGPRLEAELRKLPELRDVTTDLLLRNPTVNVRIDRDKASALGLTVEQVEDALFSAFGTRQVSTIYAPNNTYKVILEVDKPYQADPSALSLLYVRSAAGALVPLDTVAGLDTGVGPLTVSHSGQLPSVTVSFDLAPGTALSQAVEAVSRISRDLLPAGMTTSFQGTAQAFQDSQRGLGWLLLLAVVVIYIVLGILYESFIHPLTILSALPFAGFGALVTLQVFGKELSVFAFVGVILLVGLVKKNGIMMVDFAMEAMRHGAGDASAAIHEASLVRFRPIMMTTMAALLGTLPIALGLGAGAEARQPLGLAVVGGLLFSQSLTLFVTPVVFTYMHAFEGWTRRRLGALTGRSIAEPATGEVPR, from the coding sequence GTGAACGTCTCCGGGCCCTGGATCCGGCGCCCCGTCGCCACGACCCTCGTGATGGCGGCGATGCTGGCGTTCGGCATCGGGGCGTTCCGCCTGCTCCCGGTGAGCGACCTCCCCAACGTCGACTTCCCCACGCTCCAGGTCACGGCTGCGCTTCCCGGCGCGAGCCCCGAGACGATGGCCTCGTCGGTCGCGACCCCACTCGAGCGGGAGTTCTCCACGATCGCCGGGCTGGACTCGATGAACTCGACCTCGTCGCAGGGGTTCACGCAGGTCACCCTCCAGTTCGACCTCTCGCGCGACCTCGACGCCGCCTCCCAGGACGTGCAGTCGGCGATCGCCCGCGCGGTCCGCCAGCTCCCGCCGGACATGCCCTCCCCGCCCTCCTACCAGAAGGTCAACCCCGCCGACCAGCCGATCCTCTACCTCGTGATGGCCTCCGCGACCCTCGCGCCGTGGACGCTCAACGAATACGCCGACACGACGGTCGCGCAGCGCATCTCGCAGGTGAAGGGGGTCGCGCAGGTCCAGGTGTTCGGCTCGCAGAAATACGCCGTGCGGGTGCAGGCGGATCCGAACGCGCTCGCCTCCCGCGGGATCGGGATCGACGAGGTGGCGGCCGCCCTGCGCGGGGCGAACTCCAACCTCCCCACGGGGACGCTGTTCGGCCCCGACCGCGCCTACACCGTCGAGGCCGACGGCCAGCTCTCCGAGGCGGCGCAGTACCGCCCCGTGATCGTCACCTACCGCGACGGCAGACCGGTCCGGCTCGAGGAGGTCGCGCGCGTCCTCGACGGCGTCGAAAACGACAAGACCGCCGCGTGGTTCGGCGAGAAACGGGCGCTGATCCTCGCGATCCAGCGTCAGCCCGGGACCAACACCGTGGAGGTCGCCCGCGCGGTGCGCGACCTCCTCCCGCGGTTCCGCGAGCAGATCCCCGCCTCGGTCTCCCTCGACGTGAACTTCGACCGGTCGGAGACGATCCGCGAGGCGGTGCACGACGTGCAGCTGACCCTCGTCGGCACGATCGTGCTCGTCGTCCTCGTGATCTTCGCGTTCCTGCGGAACCTCTCGTCGACCGTGATCCCGAGCCTGGCGCTCCCCCTCTCGCTGTTCGGCACGTTCGCGGTCATGTACGCGCTCGGATTCAGCCTCGACAACCTCTCGCTGATGGCGCTCACGCTGTCGGTCGGGTTCGTGGTCGACGACGCGATCGTCGTTCTCGAGAACGTCGTGCGCCACCTCGAGATGGGGAAGAGCCCGCTGCGCGCCGCCCTCGACGGCTCGAGCGAGATCGGCTTCACGATCGTCTCGATGACGCTTTCCCTGGTCGCCGTGTTCATCCCCGTGTTGTTCCTCGGAGGGATCCTCGGCCGGCTGTTCCGCGAGTTCTCGATCACGATCGCGGTGGCGGTGCTGCTGTCGGGGTTCATCTCGCTCACGCTCACGCCGATGCTGGCGAGCCGCTACCTCAGGCCCGAGGGGGAGCGACGTCACGGCCGGCTCTTCCGGACGACGGAACGATGGTACGAGGCCTCGGTCGCGCTCTACGGCCGCGGCCTCACGTGGTCGCTCGCGCACCGCGGCGTCGTGATGGCGGGGACCTTCGCCGTGATGGCGGCGACCGTCTGGCTCTTCGGCGCCATCCCGAAGGGCTTCATCCCCGACCAGGACAACAACACGATCGTGGGATTCACCGAGGCCCAGGAGGGGATCGGCTTCGAGGCGCTCACCGCGCACCAGGAGGCCGTCGCCGCGATCGTCCGTCGAAACCCGAACGTCCTCCGGTTCACCTCCTCGATCGGCTCGCGCGGCGGGATCGGGGGGTCGAACCAGGGGATCCTGTTCATCCGCCTGAAGGACCGCGACGAGCGCAAGGCGTCGGTCGCGCAGGTGATCCAGGAGCTCCGCGCGGCGACGGCGGGGATCCCCGGCATGCGCGTGTTCTTCCAGAACCCCCCGCCGATCCGCCTCGGAGGCCGGCTGACCAAGAGCCAGTACCAGCTCACCCTGCAGAGTCCCGTCACCGCGGACCTTTACGCCTACGGGCCGAGGCTCGAGGCCGAGCTGCGCAAGCTCCCCGAGCTGCGGGACGTCACGACCGACCTGCTCCTGCGCAACCCGACCGTGAACGTCCGGATCGACCGCGACAAGGCCTCGGCCCTCGGGCTCACCGTCGAGCAGGTCGAGGACGCGCTCTTCAGCGCCTTCGGGACGCGGCAGGTCTCCACGATCTACGCGCCGAACAACACCTACAAGGTCATTCTCGAGGTCGACAAGCCGTACCAGGCGGACCCGTCGGCCCTCTCGCTGCTGTACGTGCGCTCGGCCGCCGGTGCGCTCGTGCCGCTCGACACGGTCGCCGGGCTCGACACCGGAGTCGGTCCGCTCACCGTCAGCCACTCCGGTCAGCTCCCGTCGGTGACCGTGTCGTTCGACCTCGCTCCCGGCACGGCCCTGAGCCAGGCCGTCGAGGCGGTCTCCCGGATCTCCCGCGACCTCCTCCCCGCCGGGATGACCACGAGTTTCCAGGGGACCGCGCAGGCCTTCCAGGACTCCCAGCGCGGGCTGGGGTGGCTCCTGCTCCTCGCGGTCGTGGTGATCTACATCGTCCTCGGGATCCTGTACGAGAGCTTCATCCACCCGCTGACGATCCTCTCGGCGCTCCCCTTCGCCGGATTCGGCGCGCTCGTCACCCTGCAGGTCTTCGGCAAGGAGCTTTCGGTCTTCGCCTTCGTCGGCGTCATCCTGCTCGTGGGACTCGTGAAGAAGAACGGGATCATGATGGTGGACTTCGCGATGGAGGCGATGCGCCACGGCGCCGGGGACGCCTCGGCCGCGATCCACGAGGCGTCCCTGGTGCGCTTCCGCCCGATCATGATGACGACGATGGCCGCCCTGCTCGGGACCCTGCCGATCGCCCTGGGCCTGGGCGCCGGCGCGGAGGCGCGTCAGCCCCTCGGCCTGGCGGTGGTGGGGGGACTCCTGTTTTCCCAGTCCCTGACCCTGTTCGTGACCCCCGTCGTCTTCACGTACATGCACGCGTTCGAGGGGTGGACGCGCAGGCGGCTGGGCGCGCTCACCGGCCGCTCGATCGCGGAGCCGGCGACCGGAGAGGTTCCCCGATAG
- a CDS encoding tryptophanase, producing the protein MKTIIEPFRIKVVEPIRLTTREERRGLLEKAGWNLFKIPADDILIDLLTDSGTGAMSAEQWAGIMRGDESYAGARSWFRFEARVKELTGFRHVIPTHQGRAAERILFACLGVQGQVVVANTHFDTTRANVEYLGGRSIDIPIPEALEPQAHHPFKGNMDLEALARLLGGAEGRVVCVLMTVTNNSGGGQPASMANIRGASELCRKAGVPFYLDACRFAENAYFIRMREHGYAGRSVESIANEMFSLADGATFSAKKDGLANIGGFLATNDDRLAGREEQLLILTEGFPTYGGLAGRDLEAIAVGLREVVHEDYLEYRTASTRYLGEGLVRQGFPIVQPPGGHAVYIDAGAFLPHVPPTAFPAQALACAFYEEGGIRGVEVGTLMFGGKDPATGRERTARLELLRLAIPRRVYTQSHVDYVIEVAGEVARRREGLRGLRIVEEPPQLRHFSARLEPI; encoded by the coding sequence TTGAAGACGATCATCGAGCCCTTCCGCATCAAGGTCGTGGAGCCGATCCGGCTGACCACGCGGGAGGAGCGCCGGGGCCTGCTCGAGAAGGCCGGGTGGAACCTGTTCAAGATCCCCGCGGACGACATCCTGATCGATCTCCTCACCGACTCCGGGACCGGCGCGATGTCGGCCGAGCAGTGGGCGGGAATCATGCGCGGCGACGAGTCGTACGCAGGGGCGCGATCGTGGTTCCGATTCGAGGCGCGCGTGAAGGAGCTGACCGGGTTCCGCCACGTGATCCCGACGCACCAGGGGCGGGCGGCGGAGCGCATCCTCTTCGCGTGCCTCGGGGTGCAGGGACAGGTCGTCGTCGCGAACACCCACTTCGACACGACGCGCGCCAACGTCGAGTATCTCGGCGGGCGATCGATCGACATCCCGATCCCCGAGGCCCTCGAGCCGCAGGCGCACCACCCGTTCAAGGGGAACATGGACCTCGAGGCCCTCGCGCGGCTCCTCGGCGGGGCCGAGGGGCGCGTGGTGTGCGTCCTGATGACGGTGACCAACAACTCGGGGGGCGGCCAGCCCGCGTCGATGGCGAACATCCGCGGGGCGTCGGAGCTTTGCCGGAAGGCGGGTGTGCCGTTCTACCTCGACGCCTGCCGATTCGCGGAGAACGCGTACTTCATCCGGATGCGCGAGCACGGCTACGCGGGCCGCTCGGTCGAGTCGATCGCGAACGAGATGTTCTCGCTGGCCGACGGCGCGACTTTCTCGGCGAAGAAGGACGGGCTCGCGAACATCGGCGGGTTCCTCGCGACGAACGACGACCGCCTCGCCGGCCGCGAGGAGCAGCTGCTGATCCTGACCGAGGGATTCCCGACCTACGGCGGGCTCGCGGGGCGCGACCTCGAGGCGATCGCGGTCGGCCTGCGCGAGGTGGTGCACGAGGACTACCTCGAGTACCGGACCGCGTCCACGCGGTACCTCGGCGAGGGGCTCGTGCGCCAGGGGTTCCCGATCGTGCAGCCTCCGGGCGGGCACGCGGTGTACATCGACGCCGGGGCGTTCCTCCCGCACGTCCCGCCGACCGCGTTCCCCGCGCAGGCGCTCGCGTGCGCCTTCTATGAGGAGGGCGGGATCCGCGGGGTCGAGGTCGGCACGCTGATGTTCGGAGGCAAGGACCCCGCGACGGGCCGCGAGCGCACCGCGCGCCTGGAGTTGTTGCGCCTGGCGATCCCGCGACGCGTCTACACGCAAAGCCACGTGGACTACGTGATCGAGGTCGCGGGCGAGGTCGCGCGACGGCGCGAGGGGCTGCGGGGCCTCCGGATCGTGGAGGAGCCCCCCCAGCTGCGGCACTTCTCGGCGAGGCTGGAGCCGATCTGA
- the ettA gene encoding energy-dependent translational throttle protein EttA, with translation MPEIIFTMKNVRKIVPPKREILKGIWLSFFWGAKIGVIGHNGAGKSSLLRIMAGLDPNFDGEAFPAKTARVGMLPQEPQLDPAKTVLGNVEEGVAAKKAILDRYNELMANYSDETADEAAKLQDQIDAHNLWDLDTQLEIAMDALRCPPGDAAVDRLSGGERRRVALCRLLLQQPDLLLLDEPTNHLDAESVAWLERHLKEYPGSVIAITHDRYFLDNVAGWILELDRGAGIPWEGNYSSWLEQKQKRLEQEEKASASRSRTLQHELEWVRMSPRARQAKSKARITAFEKLVQEEEAYERSTEVLEQLRIPPGPRLGDNVIDAENLTKGYGDNLLIDKLSFRLPPGGIVGVIGANGAGKTTLFRMIVGQEQPDSGTIRIGETVKLAYVDQSRDVLNPDDTVWKAISEGNDQIVLGKRQVPSRAYCSWFNFKGGDQQKLLSQLSGGERNRVLLARVLKTGANVILLDEPTNDLDVDTLRALEEALIDFPGCAVVISHDRWFLDRIATHILAFEGDSQVVWFEGNYQDYEADRHRRLGAEADQPHRIKYKPLVR, from the coding sequence ATGCCCGAGATCATCTTCACGATGAAGAACGTCCGGAAGATCGTCCCGCCCAAGCGGGAGATCCTGAAGGGCATCTGGCTGTCGTTCTTCTGGGGCGCCAAGATCGGCGTCATCGGCCACAACGGAGCCGGCAAGTCGTCGCTCCTGAGGATCATGGCCGGCCTCGACCCGAACTTCGACGGCGAGGCCTTCCCCGCCAAGACCGCCAGGGTCGGGATGCTCCCTCAGGAGCCCCAGCTGGATCCCGCCAAGACCGTCCTCGGCAACGTCGAGGAGGGGGTCGCGGCGAAGAAGGCGATCCTGGACCGCTACAACGAGCTGATGGCGAACTACTCGGACGAGACCGCGGACGAGGCCGCCAAGCTCCAGGATCAGATCGACGCCCACAACCTGTGGGACCTCGACACCCAGCTCGAGATCGCGATGGACGCCCTGCGCTGCCCTCCCGGAGACGCGGCGGTGGACAGGTTGTCCGGAGGCGAGAGGCGCCGCGTGGCGCTCTGCCGCCTGCTCCTCCAGCAGCCCGATCTGCTCCTGCTCGACGAGCCGACGAACCACCTCGACGCGGAGTCGGTCGCCTGGCTCGAGCGCCACCTCAAGGAGTACCCGGGCTCGGTCATCGCGATCACCCACGATCGCTACTTCCTCGACAACGTCGCCGGCTGGATCCTCGAGCTCGACCGCGGCGCCGGGATCCCGTGGGAGGGGAACTACTCCTCCTGGCTCGAGCAGAAGCAAAAGCGCCTGGAGCAGGAGGAGAAGGCGTCCGCCTCGCGCTCGCGCACCCTGCAGCACGAGCTCGAATGGGTGCGCATGTCCCCTCGCGCCCGCCAGGCGAAGAGCAAGGCGCGCATCACGGCTTTCGAGAAGCTGGTCCAGGAGGAGGAGGCGTACGAGCGCTCGACGGAGGTCCTCGAGCAGCTGCGCATCCCGCCCGGTCCGCGGCTGGGAGACAACGTCATCGACGCCGAGAACCTCACGAAGGGGTACGGCGACAACCTGCTGATCGACAAGTTGAGCTTCCGGCTCCCGCCGGGCGGCATCGTGGGCGTCATCGGCGCGAACGGCGCCGGCAAGACGACGCTGTTCCGGATGATCGTCGGCCAGGAGCAGCCGGACTCCGGCACGATCCGGATCGGCGAGACGGTCAAGCTCGCCTACGTCGACCAGAGCCGGGACGTCCTCAACCCCGACGACACCGTCTGGAAGGCGATCTCCGAAGGGAACGACCAGATCGTCCTCGGGAAACGCCAGGTCCCCTCGCGGGCGTATTGCTCGTGGTTCAACTTCAAGGGGGGGGACCAGCAGAAGCTCCTCAGCCAGCTCTCCGGCGGCGAGCGCAACCGCGTCCTCCTCGCGCGCGTCCTGAAGACCGGCGCGAACGTGATCCTGCTCGACGAGCCGACCAACGACCTCGACGTCGACACGCTGCGCGCGCTCGAGGAGGCGCTGATCGACTTCCCCGGGTGCGCCGTCGTGATCTCGCACGACCGCTGGTTCCTCGACCGCATCGCGACGCACATCCTCGCGTTCGAGGGGGACAGCCAGGTCGTGTGGTTCGAGGGGAACTACCAGGACTACGAGGCCGACCGGCACCGGCGGCTGGGGGCCGAGGCCGACCAGCCGCACCGGATCAAGTACAAGCCGCTGGTGAGGTAG
- a CDS encoding NAD(P)H-binding protein — translation MTHADTNPTLVLGATGKTGRRVLDRLHARGVPTRAGTRRSAVPFDWNDPATWPAALRDVRAAYVVYAPDLAVPAAAAAIRHFTELAVRSGVRRLVLLSGRGEEEAQRCERIVQDSAAAWTIVRASWFCQNFSEGAFLDLVLGGEVALPVDGVAEPFVDADDLADVVVAALTEAGHAGRVYEVTGRRAWTFARAVEEIAAASGRNVRFVPISHEAFRTGLLEAGVPLPEADLLGYLFGTILDGRNARAGDGVRQALGREARDFGEWAREAAARGAWAK, via the coding sequence ATGACGCACGCGGACACGAACCCCACGCTCGTTCTCGGCGCCACCGGAAAGACCGGCCGGCGCGTTCTCGATCGCCTTCACGCGCGCGGCGTCCCCACGCGCGCGGGAACGCGCCGCAGCGCGGTCCCGTTCGACTGGAACGACCCGGCGACGTGGCCGGCGGCGCTGCGGGACGTTCGCGCCGCGTACGTCGTCTACGCCCCGGATCTCGCCGTGCCGGCCGCCGCCGCCGCGATCCGGCACTTCACCGAGCTTGCCGTCCGGAGCGGCGTCCGCCGCCTCGTCCTCCTCTCCGGAAGGGGCGAGGAGGAGGCGCAGCGCTGTGAGCGGATCGTCCAGGACTCCGCAGCGGCGTGGACGATCGTGCGCGCGAGCTGGTTCTGCCAGAACTTCAGCGAAGGGGCCTTCCTGGACCTCGTCCTCGGCGGGGAGGTGGCGCTCCCCGTGGACGGAGTCGCGGAGCCGTTCGTGGACGCCGACGACCTCGCGGACGTCGTCGTCGCCGCGCTGACCGAAGCCGGTCACGCGGGCAGGGTCTACGAGGTCACCGGTCGCCGCGCGTGGACCTTCGCGCGGGCGGTGGAGGAGATCGCGGCGGCGTCGGGTCGGAACGTCCGGTTCGTCCCGATCTCCCACGAGGCGTTCCGCACCGGACTGCTCGAGGCGGGAGTCCCCCTTCCCGAGGCGGACCTGCTCGGGTATCTGTTCGGCACGATTCTCGACGGCCGTAACGCCCGTGCGGGCGACGGCGTCCGACAGGCCCTCGGCCGCGAGGCGCGGGACTTCGGGGAGTGGGCCCGGGAGGCGGCGGCGCGAGGGGCGTGGGCGAAGTGA
- a CDS encoding AraC family transcriptional regulator: MNPGEITIGPPEAPWTPVDPVGEALHVVHMSGVVYTRSELTAPWGIELPALPGCLMFHVVTTGRLWVEVPEAEPRWLVPGEVLLVPHGEGHRIASAPGTPTRMLFDLPRERLSERYELLRFGGGGEPTHLMCGAVRFDHPAARRIVAMLPGLLSIRAERAPDAEWMRGTLRWMAAEAGEMRPGGEAILSRLADVLVIEAIRSWIAEDSTARSGWLGALRDPQIGRALARIHREPARPWSVAALAAEAAMSRSAFAARFAELVGEPAMRYVARWRMQVALRWLQEDDVSIAEVAGRLGYASEAAFSRAFRRVVGAWPGSVKRRRGARGGVA, translated from the coding sequence ATGAACCCGGGCGAGATCACGATCGGCCCTCCGGAGGCGCCCTGGACCCCCGTCGACCCCGTGGGGGAGGCGCTGCACGTGGTGCACATGAGCGGGGTCGTCTACACCCGATCCGAGCTCACGGCGCCGTGGGGGATCGAGCTTCCCGCGCTCCCCGGCTGCCTCATGTTCCACGTCGTCACGACCGGGCGCTTGTGGGTCGAGGTCCCCGAGGCCGAGCCGAGGTGGCTCGTACCCGGCGAGGTCCTGCTCGTCCCCCACGGCGAAGGTCACCGCATCGCGAGCGCACCCGGAACACCGACGCGAATGCTCTTCGATCTTCCCCGCGAGCGCCTGAGCGAGCGCTACGAACTCCTCCGGTTCGGCGGCGGCGGCGAGCCGACCCACCTGATGTGCGGCGCCGTGCGATTCGACCATCCCGCGGCGCGACGGATCGTCGCGATGCTCCCCGGGCTGCTCTCGATCCGTGCGGAACGCGCCCCCGACGCGGAGTGGATGCGCGGAACGCTGCGCTGGATGGCGGCGGAGGCGGGCGAGATGCGCCCCGGCGGCGAGGCGATCCTCTCGCGGCTGGCCGACGTCCTGGTGATCGAGGCGATCCGGAGCTGGATCGCGGAGGATTCCACCGCGCGGTCCGGCTGGCTCGGCGCGTTACGGGACCCGCAGATCGGGCGGGCGCTCGCGCGCATCCACCGCGAACCGGCACGCCCCTGGAGCGTCGCCGCGCTCGCGGCCGAAGCGGCCATGTCGCGCTCCGCGTTCGCCGCGCGCTTCGCGGAGCTCGTCGGCGAGCCGGCGATGCGGTATGTCGCGCGATGGCGCATGCAGGTCGCCTTGCGCTGGCTCCAGGAGGACGACGTCTCGATCGCGGAGGTCGCCGGTCGCCTGGGGTACGCTTCCGAGGCGGCCTTCAGCCGGGCCTTCCGACGCGTGGTCGGCGCCTGGCCCGGATCGGTGAAGCGTCGCCGGGGAGCGCGGGGAGGCGTGGCATGA
- a CDS encoding isocitrate lyase/phosphoenolpyruvate mutase family protein, with protein sequence MTHFAERCVRFRRLHESGCFVIPNPWDLGSARVLEQLGFPALATTSAGFAWSMGRPDNGVTRDDVLAHLRTIAHGVGVPVNADFEGGFAVGPDAVAANVAAAVATGIAGLSIEDSTGDPSNPLFELPVAVARIEAAHHAIHASGTGVLLTARSEGFLVGRPDLGETLRRLVAFVEAGADCVYAPGIRSLEDIAAIVREVSPVPVNVLVGSDFATVDALAALGVRRISVGGALARTAWAGFLEAAHEIARHGTFRALGRAVPFAEINGRFA encoded by the coding sequence ATGACTCACTTCGCCGAGCGTTGCGTCAGGTTCCGTCGGCTTCACGAGTCGGGGTGTTTCGTGATCCCCAACCCGTGGGATCTGGGGAGCGCCCGTGTGCTCGAGCAACTCGGTTTCCCGGCGCTCGCGACGACGAGCGCGGGGTTCGCCTGGTCGATGGGGCGGCCCGACAACGGCGTCACCCGCGACGACGTCCTCGCGCACCTGCGGACGATCGCGCACGGGGTCGGGGTTCCGGTCAACGCCGACTTCGAAGGGGGGTTCGCCGTGGGCCCCGACGCCGTCGCCGCGAACGTGGCCGCGGCCGTGGCGACGGGAATCGCCGGCCTCTCGATCGAGGACTCCACGGGCGACCCCTCGAATCCCCTCTTCGAGCTCCCCGTCGCCGTGGCGCGGATCGAGGCCGCGCACCACGCGATCCACGCCTCCGGAACGGGAGTGCTGCTGACGGCCCGCTCCGAGGGGTTCCTCGTGGGCCGGCCCGACCTCGGGGAGACCCTGCGCCGTCTGGTCGCCTTCGTCGAGGCGGGCGCGGACTGCGTCTACGCTCCGGGGATCCGGAGCCTCGAGGACATCGCCGCGATCGTGCGGGAGGTCTCGCCGGTCCCGGTGAACGTCCTCGTGGGGAGCGACTTCGCCACCGTCGACGCCCTCGCGGCACTCGGCGTCCGGCGCATCAGCGTCGGAGGCGCCCTCGCGCGAACGGCGTGGGCGGGCTTTCTCGAGGCCGCGCACGAGATCGCCCGGCACGGCACCTTCCGCGCCCTCGGACGCGCAGTCCCGTTCGCGGAAATCAACGGCAGGTTCGCCTGA
- a CDS encoding DUF1203 domain-containing protein codes for MSHFRLVALAHEPFEPLFGLPAPQLAEIGAMRVRADEKPGYPCRVSLEDAEVGEELLLLPWSHLPERSPYRSVGPIFVRRGAKSRTLAPGEIPDTVASRLISVRAYDAAHLMVGAAVCEGTEVAAEIERQFRRETVAYIHLHNAKPGCFSCAVRRV; via the coding sequence ATGAGCCACTTCCGGTTGGTCGCACTCGCCCACGAGCCGTTCGAGCCCCTCTTCGGTCTTCCCGCGCCGCAGCTCGCCGAAATCGGCGCCATGCGGGTCCGGGCGGACGAGAAGCCGGGCTACCCCTGCCGGGTCAGCCTCGAGGACGCCGAGGTCGGCGAGGAACTGCTCCTCCTCCCCTGGTCTCACCTGCCCGAACGTTCCCCCTACCGATCGGTCGGGCCGATCTTCGTCCGGCGCGGGGCGAAGTCCCGGACGCTCGCACCCGGGGAGATCCCCGACACCGTCGCCTCGCGCCTCATCTCGGTGCGCGCCTACGACGCCGCGCACCTCATGGTCGGCGCCGCGGTCTGCGAGGGGACGGAAGTTGCCGCGGAGATCGAGCGGCAGTTCCGGCGGGAGACCGTCGCCTACATTCACCTGCACAACGCGAAGCCGGGGTGCTTTTCGTGCGCCGTGCGTCGGGTGTAG
- a CDS encoding SRPBCC domain-containing protein, giving the protein MTFQPEPGTIRWKMHFASPPEAVYDALATPAGRERYWAESSPEAGDTITFHILGYPPFSGGVLRRDPPRRFALEYFGTRTEFSLAPDGKGGTDLTLVAREVDASMWDEMLSGWVSVLMAMKAAVDHGVDLRNHDPERTWQHGYADN; this is encoded by the coding sequence ATGACGTTTCAACCCGAGCCCGGCACGATCCGCTGGAAGATGCACTTCGCCTCCCCTCCGGAGGCGGTCTACGACGCCCTCGCGACCCCCGCCGGCCGCGAGCGGTACTGGGCCGAGTCCTCCCCGGAGGCGGGGGACACGATCACCTTCCACATCCTCGGCTACCCGCCCTTCTCCGGCGGCGTCCTCCGCCGCGATCCACCGCGCCGGTTCGCGCTCGAGTACTTCGGGACACGGACCGAGTTCTCGCTCGCCCCGGACGGGAAGGGAGGGACCGACCTGACGCTCGTGGCGAGGGAGGTCGACGCGTCGATGTGGGACGAGATGCTGTCGGGCTGGGTCTCGGTTCTGATGGCCATGAAGGCCGCGGTCGACCACGGCGTCGACCTGCGCAATCACGACCCCGAGCGCACCTGGCAGCACGGATATGCGGATAATTAG
- the can gene encoding carbonate dehydratase, producing the protein MRTLHHLFDANRAWAEGIRRQQPDFFAELSHQQSPGYLWIGCSDSRVPANQIVGLMPGELFVHRNLANLVVHTDLNCLSVMQFAVELLKVRHVIVCGHYGCSGVRAVLRRDRLGLSDNWLRHVEDVRRKHVERLAAIEGDAEVHARLCELNVIEQTANVCQTTIVRDAWERGQELTVHGWIYGLEDGLLRDLKATVTAPDEAADAWHAAIAALA; encoded by the coding sequence ATGAGGACCCTGCACCACCTGTTCGACGCGAACCGGGCCTGGGCCGAGGGGATCCGGCGGCAGCAGCCGGACTTCTTCGCCGAGCTCTCGCACCAGCAGTCGCCCGGTTACCTCTGGATCGGCTGCTCGGACAGCCGCGTCCCGGCCAACCAGATCGTGGGGCTGATGCCCGGCGAGCTGTTCGTCCACCGCAATCTCGCGAACCTCGTCGTGCACACCGACCTGAACTGCCTCTCGGTGATGCAGTTCGCCGTCGAGCTCCTGAAGGTCCGTCACGTGATCGTCTGCGGGCACTACGGCTGCAGCGGCGTGCGGGCGGTACTCCGTCGCGACCGACTGGGGCTCAGCGACAACTGGCTGCGCCACGTCGAGGACGTGCGCCGGAAACACGTCGAGAGGCTCGCCGCGATCGAGGGCGACGCGGAAGTGCACGCAAGGCTGTGCGAGCTCAACGTCATCGAGCAGACGGCGAACGTCTGCCAGACGACGATCGTGCGCGACGCGTGGGAGCGGGGTCAGGAGTTGACCGTCCACGGCTGGATCTACGGACTCGAGGACGGACTGCTGCGAGACCTGAAGGCCACCGTCACCGCCCCCGACGAGGCGGCGGACGCCTGGCACGCGGCAATCGCGGCGCTGGCCTGA